A stretch of the Pseudomonadota bacterium genome encodes the following:
- a CDS encoding pseudouridine synthase, whose protein sequence is MPVASQRLSKFLSHSGIDSRRKSEEIIKSGRVFVNNINILEPQYQVNPNDDIVTVDNKVITNVKRYDYIALYKPVGYMSDLKDPAGRKLARDLIKTKTKIYPVGRLDYNSEGLIIFTNDGYVANCIMHPKFDVEKEYHVKFKGRLDEEDFIKIKKGLLIDGVLCRIKAIKFLKSSIKNNWYRIIISEGRNRIIRKIGEHIDHNVLKLKRVRIGNIKLGDLEPGQYRFLTESEIRPFKMRSD, encoded by the coding sequence ATGCCTGTTGCTTCACAAAGGCTGTCCAAGTTTCTTTCACATTCAGGGATAGATTCAAGGCGAAAATCTGAGGAAATAATAAAATCAGGTAGGGTTTTTGTTAATAATATCAATATCTTAGAGCCTCAATATCAGGTTAATCCAAATGACGATATTGTAACCGTAGACAACAAAGTTATAACCAATGTAAAACGCTATGACTATATTGCATTATATAAACCTGTTGGATACATGTCTGACTTAAAAGACCCGGCAGGCCGAAAATTAGCGCGCGATCTAATTAAAACCAAGACAAAAATTTATCCAGTCGGCAGATTGGATTATAATTCGGAAGGATTAATAATTTTTACGAATGATGGTTATGTTGCAAATTGTATTATGCATCCGAAATTTGATGTTGAAAAAGAATATCACGTAAAATTTAAAGGCAGATTAGATGAAGAGGATTTTATAAAGATAAAAAAGGGGTTGCTTATAGACGGAGTTCTCTGCAGAATAAAAGCAATCAAATTTCTAAAGTCATCCATTAAAAATAATTGGTACAGAATTATTATTTCAGAAGGTCGTAACAGGATTATCAGAAAAATTGGCGAGCACATTGACCATAATGTTCTCAAATTGAAGAGAGTCAGGATAGGAAATATCAAATTGGGTGATCTTGAGCCAGGGCAATACAGATTCCTTACTGAGAGCGAAATCAGACCCTTTAAAATGCGCTCAGATTGA